TTTACCACCATAAATTCCGTCATCAATTAACTGCTTTGCCTGTATAGCCATAAGTTTTCTTAAAGCGGCGGAAAACTGCGGATATTTTTTGCCCCATTCGACCAAAGTGTCGCCATCGACATCAAGCCACAGCGCGAAACCTTGCATTGTAGGTAATGACGTTTGCTCTCTTCCTGTGGTTTCTAGATATTTGTTCAATTCGTCCACAAAAGAAGGGTCGTATTTTGTCGGTCTAGCCATTCAATGCCTTTCTAAGCCCCTTAATAACACTGACTCTCTCGTTTCTGTTTTTAACTTTGTAGCCTCTTTTCAAACGATTCACGTCAACCTTCATAACCTTTGCCGTCTTTCTTAGTAATTTATTAACTTTCCCGCTCATATACTCCTCAGTTGTACATAAGAGCTCCTGTTGCCGTTTTTTCCGCTCGGATCAACACCGCGCCGTATATAGCCCTTTAATAAAAGAATCTTGATAGCGTAGATGGTTGTGGGATCAATAATGCCTTCAGCTCTCATC
The sequence above is drawn from the Candidatus Curtissbacteria bacterium genome and encodes:
- a CDS encoding DNA-packaging protein — encoded protein: MARPTKYDPSFVDELNKYLETTGREQTSLPTMQGFALWLDVDGDTLVEWGKKYPQFSAALRKLMAIQAKQLIDDGIYGGKEVNSTIVKLLLQNNHGMKERTDTTTNDKDLPTPIYGSKSTEK